A region of Athene noctua chromosome 12, bAthNoc1.hap1.1, whole genome shotgun sequence DNA encodes the following proteins:
- the GFRA3 gene encoding GDNF family receptor alpha-3 isoform X1: MGPALLLGLLLSRAGDLLALPRSDCIAAEQLCLSDPACNVTYRTLEDCALAKTHVLPLDHDSRVRCLNAELTLGNSSLLHCKCHRRMKRQEHCLRVFWTVHSSVTDGYFNLETSPYENPANEEHWKTDYNKLAALLSGSQLAGDATNPCLKATHVCNLSKKCVRLRTEYASICTRRAGSEDTCDRRKCHRGLRNFFEKVSEDFTKRILFCPCQDELCGERRRKTIVPDCSFQSNTKPNCLWLLDSCLEDHICKSRLADFQQNCQPADMSPDGCSQHNHAACLQAYMGMIGTPMTPNYVGNSSVEVSLWCTCESSGNQKEKCDQILGMFESNKCLENTIWSQMHLKQTAIERQEDLFYSSSLSFQGDSASTSLASEMSQVAEGKTQRDISEHSSMPMASSVYSGAPISWPSLGLFLPLLLSPR; encoded by the exons ATGGGGCCCGCcctgctcctggggctgctcctctcCCGAGCCG GAGACCTCCTGGCTCTGCCGAGGAGCGACTGCATCGCAGCAGAACAGCTGTGCCTCTCGGACCCTGCCTGCAATGTCACCTACAGGACCCTGGAAGACTGTGCCCTGGCCAAGACTCACGTCCTTCCGCTGGACCACGACAGCAGGGTCAGATGTCTGAATGCAGAGCTCACCCTCGGGAACAGCTCTTTGCTGCACTGCAAGTGTCACCGGCGCATGAAGAGGCAGGAGCACTGCTTGCGCGTCTTCTGGACCGTTCACTCCAGCGTGACAGATG GTTACTTCAATTTGGAGACCTCTCCCTATGAGAATCCAGCAAATGAAGAACATTGGAAGACAGATTATAATAAACTGGCAGCTCTGTTATCAG GCTCACAGTTAGCAGGAGATGCAACAAATCCATGCCTGAAAGCAACTCATGTCTGTAATCTGAGCAAGAAGTGCGTTCGTCTGCGCACAGAATATGCCTCTATCTGCACCAGGCGAGCAGGAAGCGAGGACACGTGCGACCGTCGCAAGTGCCACAGAGGGCTAAGGAATTTCTTTGAGAAAGTCTCTGAGGATTTCACCAAAAGGATCCTATTCTGTCCATGTCAGGATGAACTTTGTGGAGAACGACGCCGGAAAACTATTGTTCCTGACTGCTCCTTCCAGTCTAATACCAAACCCAATTGCCTCTGGCTTCTGGACTCTTGCTTAGAAGACCATATCTGCAA ATCCCGACTGGCTGACTTCCAACAAAACTGTCAACCTGCAGACATGTCTCCAGATGGTTGCTCTCAGCACAACCATGCTGCATGCCTGCAGGCTTACATGGGGATGATTG GCACGCCCATGACACCCAACTATGTCGGTAACTCCAGCGTGGAGGTCTCCTTGTGGTGCACATGTGAGAGCAGCGGCAACCAGAAGGAGAAATGTGACCAGATACTCGGCATGTTTGAGAGCAACAAATGCCTTG AAAATACCATTTGGTCTCAAATGCACCTGAAGCAGACAGCTATAGAAAGACAGGAAGACTTATTTTATTCATCTTCCCTAAGCTTCCAAGGAGACAGTGCCAGCACATCCCTTGCTTCAGAAATGTCCCAG GTGGCTGAAGGGAAGACACAGCGAGACATCTCCGAGCACAGCAGTATGCCAATGGCCTCCTCTGTATACTCTGGAGCTCCTATTTCTTGGCCGTCTCTGGGTCTGTTCCTGCCCCTGTTGCTAAGCCCACGTTAA
- the GFRA3 gene encoding GDNF family receptor alpha-3 isoform X2 — MRKQHQHGDLLALPRSDCIAAEQLCLSDPACNVTYRTLEDCALAKTHVLPLDHDSRVRCLNAELTLGNSSLLHCKCHRRMKRQEHCLRVFWTVHSSVTDGYFNLETSPYENPANEEHWKTDYNKLAALLSGSQLAGDATNPCLKATHVCNLSKKCVRLRTEYASICTRRAGSEDTCDRRKCHRGLRNFFEKVSEDFTKRILFCPCQDELCGERRRKTIVPDCSFQSNTKPNCLWLLDSCLEDHICKSRLADFQQNCQPADMSPDGCSQHNHAACLQAYMGMIGTPMTPNYVGNSSVEVSLWCTCESSGNQKEKCDQILGMFESNKCLENTIWSQMHLKQTAIERQEDLFYSSSLSFQGDSASTSLASEMSQVAEGKTQRDISEHSSMPMASSVYSGAPISWPSLGLFLPLLLSPR, encoded by the exons ATGAGGAAACAGCACCAGCACG GAGACCTCCTGGCTCTGCCGAGGAGCGACTGCATCGCAGCAGAACAGCTGTGCCTCTCGGACCCTGCCTGCAATGTCACCTACAGGACCCTGGAAGACTGTGCCCTGGCCAAGACTCACGTCCTTCCGCTGGACCACGACAGCAGGGTCAGATGTCTGAATGCAGAGCTCACCCTCGGGAACAGCTCTTTGCTGCACTGCAAGTGTCACCGGCGCATGAAGAGGCAGGAGCACTGCTTGCGCGTCTTCTGGACCGTTCACTCCAGCGTGACAGATG GTTACTTCAATTTGGAGACCTCTCCCTATGAGAATCCAGCAAATGAAGAACATTGGAAGACAGATTATAATAAACTGGCAGCTCTGTTATCAG GCTCACAGTTAGCAGGAGATGCAACAAATCCATGCCTGAAAGCAACTCATGTCTGTAATCTGAGCAAGAAGTGCGTTCGTCTGCGCACAGAATATGCCTCTATCTGCACCAGGCGAGCAGGAAGCGAGGACACGTGCGACCGTCGCAAGTGCCACAGAGGGCTAAGGAATTTCTTTGAGAAAGTCTCTGAGGATTTCACCAAAAGGATCCTATTCTGTCCATGTCAGGATGAACTTTGTGGAGAACGACGCCGGAAAACTATTGTTCCTGACTGCTCCTTCCAGTCTAATACCAAACCCAATTGCCTCTGGCTTCTGGACTCTTGCTTAGAAGACCATATCTGCAA ATCCCGACTGGCTGACTTCCAACAAAACTGTCAACCTGCAGACATGTCTCCAGATGGTTGCTCTCAGCACAACCATGCTGCATGCCTGCAGGCTTACATGGGGATGATTG GCACGCCCATGACACCCAACTATGTCGGTAACTCCAGCGTGGAGGTCTCCTTGTGGTGCACATGTGAGAGCAGCGGCAACCAGAAGGAGAAATGTGACCAGATACTCGGCATGTTTGAGAGCAACAAATGCCTTG AAAATACCATTTGGTCTCAAATGCACCTGAAGCAGACAGCTATAGAAAGACAGGAAGACTTATTTTATTCATCTTCCCTAAGCTTCCAAGGAGACAGTGCCAGCACATCCCTTGCTTCAGAAATGTCCCAG GTGGCTGAAGGGAAGACACAGCGAGACATCTCCGAGCACAGCAGTATGCCAATGGCCTCCTCTGTATACTCTGGAGCTCCTATTTCTTGGCCGTCTCTGGGTCTGTTCCTGCCCCTGTTGCTAAGCCCACGTTAA